A single region of the Hippoglossus hippoglossus isolate fHipHip1 chromosome 17, fHipHip1.pri, whole genome shotgun sequence genome encodes:
- the mfsd8l2 gene encoding major facilitator superfamily domain-containing protein 8: MCRQSSVFKRLHTLGTMDNHQKRKLTFFTIGLIFLLSGIEYAVILPTIWKYLQILEAPPYFLGLGLSAFSLSGLLTGPLFGFWSDRWKTTKSIILFSNLFEIVGNFMYFIGYSKWLLLCSRLVAGVGAGAGSSIFGLLTQSTRPEERAGIFAAIMACRQAGLLVGPAFNLFLRLCDFKLGPFVVNKYTSPGIFMCLLWVLLQCVVLALYWDLPPISSEDEAVILEMKQEEDDDEEVPLMQSNEDLSHTYRAVSSNQLETSALSDTQPDHGATAASNPFKNFSASREFLREEVVVLLTAQFITLFNQTALETMVTPLTQRYFGFGELGNSLMYSLCGVEVILGFFFVRWLSSKVADRVVLAVGLVICCTACIWSLVFLCDPRGGYGWELTAFIIGVFLQLLGLPFVAVSQVSLFSKVTDEKTQGFSQGVRRSVGGLATILGPLWAGGLTDNMYIMLGMMLALLILITVMAALSYERLAEPRAVQCAQSSGGGG, translated from the exons ATGTGCAGACAGAGTTCCGTGTTTAAAAGGTTGCACACACTGGGCACGATGGATAATCACCAAAAGAGGAAATTAACTTTCTTTACCATTGGACTGATATTCCTGCTGAGCGGCATTGAGTACG CCGTCATTCTGCCTACGATATGGAAGTACCTGCAGATTTTGGAGGCCCCCCCCTACTTCCTGGGTCTGGGTCTGTCGGCCTTCAGTTTGAGCGGGCTGCTCACAGGCCCGCTCTTTGGGTTCTGGTCAGATCGGTGGAAAACGACAAAGTCCATCATTCTTTTTTCCAATCTTTTTGAGATTGTCG GTAACTTCATGTATTTTATTGGATATTCAAAGTGGCTGTTGTTATGCAGTCGGCTTGTGGCAG GTGTCGGAGCAGGAGCGGGCTCCTCCATCTTTGGTCTCCTGACTCAGAGCACTCGGCCAGAGGAGCGTGCCGGTATCTTTGCTGCAATCATGGCTTGTCGACAAGCTGGCCTCCTTGTCG GGCCGGCGTTCAACCTGTTCCTGCGGCTGTGTGATTTCAAACTGGGGCCCTTTGTTGTGAACAAGTATACGTCTCCTGGG ATCTTCATGTGTCTGCTGTGGGTGCTGCTCCAGTGTGTTGTCCTGGCTCTGTATTGGGATTTACCGCCCATCAGCTCAGAAGATGAAGCCGTGATCCTGGagatgaaacaggaggaggatgatgatgaggaggtgCCACTGATGCAGTCCAACGAGGATCTGTCGCACACCTACAGAGCCGTCAGCTCCAACCAACTGGAGACCTCCGCCTTGTCAGATACGCAGCCCGACCATGGTGCCACGGCGGCGTCGAACCCCTTCAAAAACTTCAGCGCCAGCAGAG AGTTCCTGAGAGAGGAGGTGGTTGTGCTCCTCACGGCTCAGTTCATCACTCTCTTCAATCAGACAGCGCTGGAG ACCATGGTGACTCCCCTGACGCAGCGCTACTTCGGCTTCGGTGAGCTGGGCAACAGCCTGATGTACAGCCTGTGTGGGGTGGAGGTCATCCTGGGCTTCTTCTTCGTGCGCTGGCTGAGCTCGAAGGTGGCGGACCGCGTCGTGCTGGCCGTGGGCCTGGTCATCTGCTGCACCGCCTGTATCTGgtccctcgtcttcctctgcgACCCTCGAG GTGGTTATGGATGGGAGCTGACGGCCTTCATCATCggagtgtttctgcagctgctgggccTTCCCTTTGTGGCCGTGTCTCAGGTGTCTCTGTTCTCCAAAGTCACCGATGAGAAAACACAGG GATTCAGCCAAGGAGTCCGACGCTCAGTCGGGGGCCTGGCCACCATCCTGGGTCCTTTGTGGGCTGGAGGACTGACCGATAATATGTACATAATGCTGGGCATGATGTTAGCTCTCCTCATTCTGATCACA GTTATGGCGGCGCTGTCCTACGAGCGCCTGGCCGAGCCCAGGGCAGTGCAGTGCGCCCAGAGCTCCGGCGGCGGAGGATAG